A single region of the Microbulbifer sp. MKSA007 genome encodes:
- a CDS encoding BamA/TamA family outer membrane protein, whose translation MRILFVSLLVALLALPMQLAAAIPFFDRLPGFTLLVQGDPQLQEKLTSELNELRKNSSALENYDDPADIAHYERGNLEKLLRAQGYYDATVYESVSGNQIFYSVTPGPQYHIKSLDIIMPAGLRAGFSGLPIHVGDPLIASKVLEGVEKITKYLNENACLLNVDVSYQATVIHREAAARLEYRVAPSPEVHVGQVRIEGVTSIEEDYLLDKVKIKSGDCFSRSKLDAAQLRLLRTNLIANVNTEVSEPYDGLVDVTFVIQERNHRTITLGVGYTSDEGAGISAAWEHRNVFHRGEKIEVESKLNEVKQTLEGKLTIPRFFHDKQRLTASIALEGEDVDSYRSESLTFSALVSRKISKHRTLSGGAELKFSEVDEKVEGAVEADDPDENYTLLAFPLGFKLNTTDKPLDARRGATSALEVKPYIDLRNTNTTFIKNTLQLTAYKTADDWRYKPTLAIRLKAGAITGESNLELPADERFYAGGGGSVRGYGYQELGPRLIEINDEGEETLSDAIGGRGLSEISFEGRFRFTDTWGGVIFLDGGNAYEDAAPKFSDLFWGTGFGVRYITSFAPIRMDIAFPLDRREGIDDRYQVYVSLGQAF comes from the coding sequence TTGCGAATTCTCTTTGTCTCCCTACTTGTTGCCCTTCTAGCGCTGCCAATGCAGCTGGCAGCAGCCATCCCATTTTTTGATCGCTTGCCGGGTTTTACCCTGCTGGTGCAGGGCGATCCCCAGCTGCAGGAAAAATTGACCTCCGAACTCAACGAGTTGCGCAAGAACAGTAGTGCGCTGGAAAACTACGATGATCCGGCGGATATTGCGCACTATGAGCGGGGTAACCTGGAAAAATTACTGCGTGCGCAGGGATATTATGATGCCACTGTGTATGAGTCTGTTTCTGGCAACCAAATTTTCTATAGTGTCACTCCCGGCCCCCAGTACCATATCAAGAGCCTGGATATTATTATGCCGGCCGGTTTGCGGGCAGGCTTTAGTGGTTTGCCTATCCATGTTGGAGATCCCCTGATTGCCAGCAAGGTACTTGAGGGCGTAGAAAAAATTACCAAGTACCTCAATGAAAATGCCTGTCTGTTGAATGTGGATGTCAGCTACCAGGCAACGGTGATTCACCGGGAAGCTGCTGCGAGACTGGAATATCGGGTGGCCCCCAGCCCCGAAGTCCATGTTGGCCAAGTCCGCATTGAAGGAGTCACCTCTATCGAAGAGGACTACCTGTTGGATAAGGTCAAGATTAAATCCGGGGATTGCTTCAGCCGCAGTAAACTGGATGCTGCGCAGTTGCGCCTGCTGCGCACCAACTTAATTGCCAATGTAAATACTGAAGTTTCTGAACCCTACGATGGGTTGGTGGATGTTACTTTTGTTATTCAGGAGCGCAATCACCGCACCATAACCTTGGGGGTGGGGTACACCTCTGATGAGGGAGCCGGTATTTCAGCAGCCTGGGAACATCGCAATGTTTTCCATCGTGGGGAAAAAATTGAAGTCGAAAGTAAGCTGAACGAGGTAAAGCAAACCCTGGAAGGCAAGCTAACTATTCCCCGTTTCTTCCATGACAAGCAACGCTTGACCGCCAGTATTGCTTTGGAAGGAGAGGATGTTGATTCCTACCGTTCAGAGTCCCTGACATTCAGTGCACTGGTATCGAGAAAAATCAGTAAGCATCGCACGCTGAGTGGTGGCGCTGAGCTGAAATTCAGTGAAGTGGACGAGAAGGTGGAAGGGGCAGTTGAAGCAGATGATCCCGATGAAAACTACACGCTGTTAGCTTTCCCCTTGGGCTTTAAATTAAACACGACAGACAAACCCCTGGATGCCCGCCGTGGCGCCACTTCTGCGTTGGAAGTAAAACCCTATATCGATCTTAGAAATACCAACACCACCTTTATTAAAAATACCCTACAGCTCACTGCGTATAAAACAGCCGATGACTGGCGTTATAAGCCCACCTTGGCAATAAGGTTGAAAGCCGGGGCAATTACAGGAGAGTCGAATCTTGAGCTGCCTGCGGATGAGCGCTTTTATGCCGGTGGCGGTGGCTCCGTGCGGGGTTATGGTTACCAGGAGTTGGGTCCGCGACTTATTGAGATTAATGATGAGGGTGAGGAAACCCTCTCCGATGCTATCGGTGGTCGGGGACTTAGCGAGATTTCTTTTGAGGGCCGTTTTCGTTTTACGGATACCTGGGGAGGTGTGATTTTTCTCGATGGCGGCAATGCCTATGAGGACGCAGCGCCCAAGTTTTCCGACCTGTTTTGGGGAACGGGTTTTGGCGTGCGCTATATCACCTCCTTTGCCCCTATCCGCATGGACATCGCCTTTCCTCTCGATCGCCGTGAGGGCATCGATGATCGCTATCAGGTGTATGTGAGCTTGGGGCAGGCATTCTGA
- a CDS encoding acetoacetate--CoA ligase, with product MKDNSQPLWQPSAEAIAATQMDEFRRRVNQQYQLDLNDYAALYQWSVDNREAFWRELWDYTGVIAADKGDETLGNDSMPGAQWFPQARLNFAENLLRYRDDKAALVERLENGSRRELSYKELYDRVERLSAALVAQGVVEGDRVAGFMPNVIDTVVAMLATTSLGAIWTSCSPDFGINGVFDRFGQVQPKVLFACEGYFYNGKVIDSLPRLREIMQRIESIETLVVVPVARSEEETAQVLAAEPLGKAVLLQAFEAAAPARELSFVQTEFNHPLYIMYSSGTTGVPKCIVHGVGGTLLQHLKEHRLHGDLRREDTLFYFTTCGWMMWNWLVSGLACGATLVLFDGSPFYPSSQSLWDMTDEEGISVFGTSAKYIAALEKSGCKPRETHKLVNLRAVLSTGSPLAHEGFRYVYRDIKADLCLSSISGGTDIVSCFALGNPTLPVYAGELQCRGLGMAVEVWNDTGSAVVEEKGELVCSKSFPCMPVGFWNDPDGAKYRGAYFENWPGVWAHGDYAEITTHGGVVIYGRSDAVLNPGGVRIGTAEIYRQVEKVEEVLDSICIGQPWHDDVRVVLFVVLREGVVLDEDLTQKIRSTIRANTTPRHVPAKVIQVADIPKTISGKIVELAVRNVVEGKPVKNKEALANPEALSLFEKLPELAEE from the coding sequence ATGAAGGACAACTCCCAACCGCTCTGGCAACCCAGCGCAGAGGCTATTGCCGCCACCCAGATGGATGAATTTCGTCGCAGGGTCAACCAGCAATACCAGCTGGATCTCAATGATTACGCGGCCTTATACCAGTGGTCAGTAGATAATCGCGAAGCTTTCTGGCGGGAGTTGTGGGATTACACCGGAGTTATTGCTGCAGATAAGGGTGATGAGACACTCGGTAACGATTCCATGCCCGGTGCGCAGTGGTTTCCACAGGCACGCCTGAACTTTGCTGAGAACCTGCTGCGATATCGCGATGACAAGGCTGCCCTGGTCGAGCGCCTGGAGAACGGTAGCCGCCGCGAGCTGAGCTACAAGGAGCTGTACGATCGGGTGGAGCGCCTGTCAGCGGCCCTCGTTGCCCAAGGCGTTGTTGAGGGAGATCGGGTAGCGGGCTTTATGCCCAATGTGATCGATACCGTAGTAGCCATGTTGGCCACCACGAGCCTCGGTGCTATCTGGACCTCCTGCTCACCAGACTTTGGTATCAATGGAGTATTTGACCGCTTTGGCCAGGTGCAGCCGAAAGTGCTATTTGCCTGTGAAGGATACTTCTATAACGGTAAGGTTATTGATTCATTGCCGCGTCTGCGCGAGATCATGCAGCGAATCGAATCCATAGAAACTTTGGTAGTGGTACCGGTTGCGCGCTCAGAAGAGGAAACTGCTCAGGTACTAGCGGCAGAGCCGCTGGGTAAGGCGGTACTACTGCAAGCTTTTGAAGCTGCGGCGCCCGCTCGCGAACTCTCCTTTGTACAAACAGAATTTAATCACCCCCTGTACATCATGTACTCCTCAGGTACTACTGGTGTACCCAAGTGCATCGTCCACGGAGTGGGGGGCACTTTGCTCCAGCACCTGAAGGAGCATCGCTTGCATGGCGATCTGCGCCGTGAGGATACACTTTTCTACTTCACCACCTGTGGCTGGATGATGTGGAACTGGCTGGTGAGTGGCCTGGCTTGTGGGGCGACTCTAGTGCTGTTTGATGGCTCACCTTTCTACCCTTCATCCCAAAGTCTATGGGATATGACCGATGAAGAGGGAATCAGTGTGTTTGGCACCAGTGCCAAATATATTGCTGCGCTGGAGAAGAGTGGCTGCAAACCCCGGGAGACCCACAAACTGGTGAACTTGCGTGCGGTGCTCTCCACAGGCTCTCCGCTGGCCCACGAAGGCTTCCGCTATGTCTACAGAGATATAAAAGCAGATCTCTGCTTATCCTCTATTTCCGGCGGCACCGATATTGTGTCTTGCTTTGCCCTTGGCAACCCAACTCTACCGGTCTATGCCGGTGAATTGCAGTGTCGTGGCTTGGGTATGGCGGTGGAAGTCTGGAATGATACAGGCAGTGCAGTGGTTGAAGAGAAAGGGGAGCTGGTTTGCTCCAAATCCTTCCCCTGTATGCCGGTTGGCTTCTGGAACGATCCAGATGGAGCCAAGTACCGCGGTGCTTATTTTGAAAATTGGCCTGGTGTTTGGGCGCATGGGGACTATGCCGAGATTACGACACACGGTGGTGTTGTGATCTATGGCCGCTCCGATGCAGTACTTAATCCCGGCGGTGTGCGTATCGGAACCGCAGAGATTTACCGCCAGGTGGAGAAAGTCGAGGAGGTGCTCGATAGTATCTGTATCGGCCAGCCCTGGCACGACGATGTACGGGTAGTGCTGTTTGTAGTATTGCGAGAGGGTGTTGTACTGGACGAGGATCTGACCCAGAAAATCCGCTCCACGATTCGCGCCAATACCACGCCTCGCCATGTGCCGGCCAAGGTGATCCAGGTGGCGGATATTCCTAAAACTATCAGCGGTAAGATTGTGGAACTGGCTGTGCGCAATGTGGTGGAGGGTAAACCGGTTAAAAATAAGGAGGCCCTGGCCAACCCTGAAGCCTTATCGCTATTTGAAAAGCTGCCGGAGTTGGCAGAGGAGTAA